A stretch of Synechococcus sp. MIT S9220 DNA encodes these proteins:
- a CDS encoding DUF456 domain-containing protein: MTWAWTSDGVWWIALLVQLLSIPGSFLPLLPGLIWLPVGSLVWMAAVGWAQAWPEFVLALVLFGLGLIADLLALGLASARLKASRWSAAGAGVGLLVGVLGLLPALPFGGPLLGALFGPWLGATLVETWVTTKPPRNLGWLEALRQGSVVGLAVVAGLVISRLAQLLLAVLGVAAFVALSSF, from the coding sequence ATGACCTGGGCTTGGACGAGTGATGGGGTTTGGTGGATTGCCCTGCTGGTTCAGCTTCTGTCGATTCCAGGTTCGTTTTTGCCCCTGCTTCCAGGCTTGATTTGGTTGCCGGTGGGATCCCTTGTCTGGATGGCGGCTGTGGGTTGGGCTCAGGCCTGGCCTGAGTTTGTTCTGGCGCTGGTGTTGTTCGGCTTGGGTCTCATCGCTGATCTCCTTGCTCTTGGATTGGCATCTGCACGTCTGAAGGCCAGTCGCTGGTCTGCGGCGGGAGCCGGTGTGGGTTTGCTTGTGGGAGTGCTGGGTTTGCTGCCGGCTCTGCCGTTCGGTGGGCCACTGCTGGGGGCCTTGTTCGGTCCCTGGCTGGGCGCAACGTTGGTGGAAACCTGGGTCACAACAAAGCCACCCCGGAATCTGGGGTGGCTTGAAGCGTTGCGTCAGGGATCGGTGGTGGGTCTGGCTGTTGTGGCAGGGCTTGTGATCAGTCGCCTTGCTCAGCTGCTGCTGGCAGTGCTGGGTGTCGCAGCGTTTGTTGCTCTGAGCTCTTTTTAA
- the rsmH gene encoding 16S rRNA (cytosine(1402)-N(4))-methyltransferase RsmH, translating into MPDLPSSPAQGFMHVPVLAEPLMQTLAAELSEQCQSGVFIDATLGGGGHSGLLLDRYPQLRLLGLDHDETARLAAAERLQHHGDRVTIVATNFADYTPPHPVALVLADLGVSSPQLDVAQRGFSFRLDGPLDMRMDQVGGGETAAELIARLDESDLADLIYAYGEERLSRRIARRIKADLDASGAYAGTAALAYAVAGCYPPKARRGRIHPATRTFQALRVAVNDELAVLDRLLQQAPDWLQPDGLLAIISFHSLEDRRVKTAFLSDDRLQRVTRKPLRADESEQQLNPRSRSAKLRIARRRPPEPSSEA; encoded by the coding sequence ATGCCCGATCTGCCATCCAGCCCCGCCCAGGGCTTCATGCATGTGCCGGTTCTGGCCGAACCGTTGATGCAAACGCTGGCCGCAGAGCTCAGTGAACAGTGCCAATCAGGCGTGTTCATTGATGCGACGTTGGGTGGTGGTGGCCACAGCGGTTTGTTGCTGGATCGCTATCCACAGCTGCGTCTGCTGGGGCTCGATCACGATGAAACTGCCCGTTTGGCGGCTGCCGAGCGGCTTCAGCACCATGGGGATCGCGTCACGATCGTGGCGACCAATTTCGCTGATTACACCCCTCCCCACCCGGTTGCATTGGTCCTGGCCGACCTTGGGGTGAGCAGCCCTCAGCTGGATGTGGCGCAGCGGGGATTCAGCTTTCGGCTGGATGGTCCTCTCGATATGCGGATGGATCAAGTTGGGGGAGGGGAAACCGCGGCTGAACTGATTGCAAGGCTGGACGAATCAGATCTGGCGGATTTGATCTACGCCTATGGAGAGGAGCGCTTGTCGAGGAGGATTGCCCGCAGGATCAAGGCTGATCTGGACGCCAGCGGTGCCTATGCCGGCACGGCGGCACTGGCCTATGCGGTGGCTGGCTGTTATCCACCCAAGGCCCGCCGTGGTCGGATTCATCCCGCCACACGCACGTTTCAGGCCCTGCGGGTTGCGGTCAATGATGAGCTGGCGGTGCTGGACCGCTTGTTGCAACAAGCCCCCGACTGGCTCCAGCCTGATGGCCTGCTGGCAATCATCAGTTTCCATTCCCTTGAGGACCGGCGTGTGAAGACGGCCTTTCTCAGTGACGATCGCCTGCAACGCGTCACTCGGAAGCCATTGAGAGCAGACGAGTCAGAGCAGCAGCTCAATCCGCGCAGTCGCAGCGCAAAGTTGCGCATTGCCCGCCGCCGACCCCCAGAGCCGAGTTCTGAAGCATGA
- a CDS encoding NAD(P)H-quinone oxidoreductase subunit H — MTQMETRTEPMVVNFGPHHPSMHGVLRLVVTLDGEDVLDCEPVIGYLHRGMEKIAENRTNVMFVPYVSRMDYAAGMFYEAIVVNAPERLANIPVPKRASYIRVLMLELNRIANHLLWLGPFLADVGAQTPFFYIFREREMIYDLWEAATGQRLINNNYFRIGGVAADLPWGWLEKCRDFCDWFGPKIDEYEKLITNNPIFRRRIEGLGVIGREEAINWSLSGPMLRASGVPWDLRKVDHYECYDDFDWDVVWEKEGDCFARYRVRVEEMRQSLKILRQACDMIPGGPTENLEAKRMAEGKDSDFAGFDYQYVAKKVAPTFKIPNGELYTRLESGKGEIGVFIQGNNDVTPWRFKIRAADSNNLQILPHILKGHKVADIMAILGSIDVIMGSVDR, encoded by the coding sequence ATGACGCAGATGGAAACGCGCACGGAGCCGATGGTGGTCAACTTCGGCCCCCACCACCCCTCAATGCACGGGGTGTTGCGCCTTGTGGTGACTCTCGATGGAGAGGATGTCCTCGATTGCGAGCCGGTAATCGGCTACCTCCATCGCGGCATGGAGAAGATCGCCGAAAACCGAACGAACGTGATGTTCGTGCCCTACGTGAGCCGGATGGATTATGCGGCGGGCATGTTTTACGAAGCGATCGTCGTGAACGCCCCTGAAAGGCTCGCGAATATTCCTGTTCCGAAGCGGGCCAGTTACATCCGAGTGCTGATGCTGGAACTGAACCGCATCGCCAATCATCTGCTCTGGCTGGGTCCCTTCCTTGCTGATGTCGGCGCCCAGACGCCGTTTTTCTACATTTTCCGAGAGCGGGAGATGATCTACGACCTCTGGGAGGCGGCCACCGGTCAACGCCTGATCAACAACAACTACTTCCGCATCGGTGGTGTGGCAGCCGACCTGCCTTGGGGCTGGCTGGAAAAATGTCGCGACTTCTGTGACTGGTTCGGCCCCAAGATCGATGAATACGAAAAGCTGATCACCAACAATCCGATCTTCCGCCGGCGCATTGAGGGGCTAGGCGTGATCGGCAGGGAAGAAGCCATCAACTGGAGCCTTTCCGGCCCGATGCTGAGGGCCTCCGGAGTGCCGTGGGACCTGCGCAAGGTTGACCATTACGAGTGCTACGACGACTTCGACTGGGATGTGGTCTGGGAGAAAGAGGGCGACTGCTTCGCCCGTTACAGGGTTCGTGTCGAAGAAATGCGCCAATCCCTCAAGATTCTTCGCCAGGCCTGCGACATGATTCCTGGTGGTCCGACGGAAAACCTGGAGGCCAAACGCATGGCCGAGGGCAAAGACAGCGATTTTGCCGGCTTTGACTACCAGTACGTGGCCAAAAAGGTGGCACCCACCTTCAAGATCCCCAATGGCGAGCTCTACACCCGACTGGAGTCTGGGAAGGGCGAGATTGGCGTGTTCATTCAGGGCAACAACGACGTCACACCCTGGCGCTTCAAGATTCGTGCCGCAGACAGCAACAATCTGCAGATCCTTCCTCACATCCTGAAGGGACACAAGGTTGCCGACATCATGGCGATCCTTGGCTCCATCG